DNA sequence from the Terriglobales bacterium genome:
AAATCGGCCATAAATCAAAAGGCTACTTCACGCCGAGATCCGGGTTCCACATCCCGTGCTCCTTGCGGACGGCGATCATTTCTCCAATGTGGTAGGCGTTGTGCTCGGCGATTCGAGCGACGTTGGGCGCGATCTTGGCGAGGGTTGCGTCGTCGGCGCTTTCGACAAAGCTTTCGAGTTCGCTCATTACCTTGTCGAGTTGCTTGAGAGTTGCGTCCCACTGCTGAGGATCGAACTTGAAAGTGTCGTTATTGTCGGCCGGCTGCTGCGGGTGCTCGCCCTTGAAGGCGGCGAGGTTGACGGAATTCCAGAAGACCAGGTGTGCAACGAGCTGACCGACAGAATGATTCTTACCGTCTGACCAGGCAGCCTGTTCCGCTGTCAGCTCTGCAGTCGCCTCTTTAGCGGAAACAAACCAGTTCTTCTGGTTATGGGTTTCGCGCAGTTCCGTCAGCAAGATGCTCTTGAGCGTGGGCGGCTGTTTCTGCTTCGCAGGTTGTTGAGCGAAGGAGCTTATCGCCAGAAGCATGAGCGGGCACAAGATCCAGTTCTTCATTTGCAAAGGTCCTTTCAGTTGGGGATCCAGTTTCTCTGCTTAGACGGTCGATCTGAAGTGAGGTCAACGAGCGAGCAGTTGGCAAATAGCAATTGGCAATTGACTGTTGGCACTCAGCGCGTCTCCCAAGAAGCCTCTATCGCCCACCTTTGAGGCATCACTTGGAGGTCAAGGCGGTAGATATGCTTAAGGGGATGGAGCTCAGTGATGAGTTCGAAGGCTGGGACAAGTTTGTTGATGAGCAGGACAAAAAGCGCAATTCCTCTTCTTAACGGCTTCTGCTCGGAAGAGCGAAGCTGGGGCGGCAGGATCTGTGATCTGTAACGCTCCTGCTAAAATCCCACTTTCACATGCTCAGTCGCGCTCCAGGTTTCCTCTACAAAAATCACGAATTGTATTGTGAGGGCGTCCCGGTTCTCTCGCTCGCTGAGAAATTCGGAACACCTTTGTATGTTTATTCCACCTCTGCAATTCGCGACCGTTTCGCGCTCCTCGATCGCGCTTTTCGCGCTGCCCCACATACGCTCTGCTATTCGGTGAAGGCCAACTCCAACCTTAGCATTCTTCGTCTGCTGGCGCGGCTCGGCGCGGGATTTGACATTGTCTCAGGCGGCGAACTCGAGCGCGTGCGAATCGCCGGCAAATCATCCGTGAAGCGTGTGGTTTTCTCGGGCGTTGGCA
Encoded proteins:
- a CDS encoding DinB family protein, whose translation is MKNWILCPLMLLAISSFAQQPAKQKQPPTLKSILLTELRETHNQKNWFVSAKEATAELTAEQAAWSDGKNHSVGQLVAHLVFWNSVNLAAFKGEHPQQPADNNDTFKFDPQQWDATLKQLDKVMSELESFVESADDATLAKIAPNVARIAEHNAYHIGEMIAVRKEHGMWNPDLGVK